One genomic window of Oncorhynchus kisutch isolate 150728-3 linkage group LG24, Okis_V2, whole genome shotgun sequence includes the following:
- the LOC109869604 gene encoding dnaJ homolog subfamily C member 11-like isoform X1, translating to MAPALEDGEFDNDDYYSLLNVRREASQEELKGSYRRLCMLYHPDKHRDPELKRQAEQLFNLVHQAYEVLSDPQSRAIYDIYGKRGLDVEGWEVVERKRSPVEIREEFERLQREREERRLQQRTNPKGMISVGVDATDLFDRYEEDYEDVPGGGFPHVEINKMHISQSIEAPLTTSDTAVLSGSLSTHNGNGGGNINVALRRVTSAKGWGEVEFGAGDTHGPLLGMKIFRNLTARCFVTAQCGLHFSSRGVRPGCTTMLARHLDKNTMGYLQWRWGTQSSMNTSIVRDTKTSHFTLAMQLGIPHSFMMMSYQYKFQDDDQTKVKGSIKAGFFGTVVEYGAERKISRHSVLGATVSVGVPQGVSLKIKLNRASQTYFFPIHLTDQLLPSAVFYATVGPLVFYLAIQRLVIRPYVRSQKEQDLEKHRESSASDIARKRQEAESAVLLMQESVRRIIETEESKMGLIILNAWYGKFVTDNSQKHERAKVIDVTVPLQCLVKDSKLILTEATKSGLPGFYDPCVGEEKSLKLLYQFRGVMHQVLSPEGEALRIPKQSHRIDADT from the exons ATGGCGCCGGCCTTGGAAGACGGTGAATTTGACAACGATGATTACTATTCTTTACTTAATGTCAGAAGAGAG GCATCACAGGAGGAACTGAAGGGGTCATACAGGCGACTGTGCATGCTCTACCACCCAGACAAGCACAGAGACCCTGAATTGAAAAGGCAGGCGGAACAGCTCTTTAACCTAGTGCATCAAGCTTATGAAG TCCTTAGTGACCCACAGTCACGAGCTATCTATGACATCTATGGCAAGAGAGGACTGGATGTTGAAGGATGGGAG GTGGTGGAGAGAAAAAGATCACCAGTAGAGATCCGAGAGGAGTTTGAGcgtctgcagagagagagggaggagagacggcTACAGCAGAGGACCAATCCCAAG GGGATGATCAGTGTGGGTGTAGATGCCACAGACCTCTTTGATCGCTATGAGGAGGATTACGAGGATGTGCCTGGAGGGGGCTTCCCACATGTTGAGATCAACAAGATGCACATATCACAATCCATAGAG GCCCCCCTCACCACCTCAGACACAGCTgttctctctggctccctctcaaCCCACAATGGAAACGGAGGAGGAAACATTAACGTGGCACTGCGGAGAGTCACCTCTGCTAAGGGCTGGGGGGAG GTGGAGTTTGGGGCAGGAGACACACACGGGCCCCTCTTAGGTATGAAGATATTCCGCAACCTCACAGCTCGCTG CTTTGTGACTGCTCAGTGTGGACTCCATTTCTCGTCCCGGGGCGTGCGGCCTGGTTGCACCACGATGCTGGCTCGGCACCTGGACAAGAACACCATGGGCTACCTGCAGTGGCGCTGGGGCACCCAGTCCTCCATGAACACCAGCATCGTCAGGGACACAAAGACCAGCCACTTCACCTTGGCCATGCAG CTTGGGATCCCTCACTCCTTCATGATGATGAGCTACCAGTACAAGTTCCAGGATGATGACCAGACCAAAGTCAAGGGCTCAATCAA AGCTGGCTTTTTTGGGACGGTGGTGGAGTATGGTGCAGAGAGAAAGATCAGTCGGCACAGTGTCTTGGGGGCGACTGTCAGTGTAGGAGTACCTCAGGGCGTCTCCCTCAAGATAAA GCTGAACCGAGCCAGCCAGACATATTTCTTCCCCATCCATCTGACTGACCAGCTCCTGCCCAGTGCAGTGTTCTACGCCACGGTTGGACCACTCGTCTTCTACCTCGCTATTCAGAGACTCGTCATCAGGCCCTACGTGCGTTCCCAGAAGGAACA GGACCTGGAGAAGCACCGGGAGAGTTCAGCCTCGGACATTGCTAGGAAAAGGCAGGAGGCAGAGTCTGCT GTTTTGCTAATGCAGGAATCTGTGCGCAGGATCATTGAAACTGAGGAATCTAAAATGG GTCTCATCATCCTCAACGCCTGGTACGGCAAGTTTGTGACGGACAACAGTCAGAAGCATGAGAGGGCAAAGGTCATCGATGTGACTGTTCCGCTGCAGTGCCTGGTGAAGGACTCCAAACTCATCCTCACCGAGGCCACAAAG TCAGGACTACCTGGGTTCTATGACCCCTgtgtgggggaggagaagagtcTGAAGTTACTGTATCAATTCCGGGGAGTGATGCATCAAGTCCTCTCTCCTGAAGGGGAAGCACTCAGGATACCAAAACAAT CTCACAGGATTGATGCCGACACATAG
- the LOC109869604 gene encoding dnaJ homolog subfamily C member 11-like isoform X2, whose amino-acid sequence MLYHPDKHRDPELKRQAEQLFNLVHQAYEVLSDPQSRAIYDIYGKRGLDVEGWEVVERKRSPVEIREEFERLQREREERRLQQRTNPKGMISVGVDATDLFDRYEEDYEDVPGGGFPHVEINKMHISQSIEAPLTTSDTAVLSGSLSTHNGNGGGNINVALRRVTSAKGWGEVEFGAGDTHGPLLGMKIFRNLTARCFVTAQCGLHFSSRGVRPGCTTMLARHLDKNTMGYLQWRWGTQSSMNTSIVRDTKTSHFTLAMQLGIPHSFMMMSYQYKFQDDDQTKVKGSIKAGFFGTVVEYGAERKISRHSVLGATVSVGVPQGVSLKIKLNRASQTYFFPIHLTDQLLPSAVFYATVGPLVFYLAIQRLVIRPYVRSQKEQDLEKHRESSASDIARKRQEAESAVLLMQESVRRIIETEESKMGLIILNAWYGKFVTDNSQKHERAKVIDVTVPLQCLVKDSKLILTEATKSGLPGFYDPCVGEEKSLKLLYQFRGVMHQVLSPEGEALRIPKQSHRIDADT is encoded by the exons ATGCTCTACCACCCAGACAAGCACAGAGACCCTGAATTGAAAAGGCAGGCGGAACAGCTCTTTAACCTAGTGCATCAAGCTTATGAAG TCCTTAGTGACCCACAGTCACGAGCTATCTATGACATCTATGGCAAGAGAGGACTGGATGTTGAAGGATGGGAG GTGGTGGAGAGAAAAAGATCACCAGTAGAGATCCGAGAGGAGTTTGAGcgtctgcagagagagagggaggagagacggcTACAGCAGAGGACCAATCCCAAG GGGATGATCAGTGTGGGTGTAGATGCCACAGACCTCTTTGATCGCTATGAGGAGGATTACGAGGATGTGCCTGGAGGGGGCTTCCCACATGTTGAGATCAACAAGATGCACATATCACAATCCATAGAG GCCCCCCTCACCACCTCAGACACAGCTgttctctctggctccctctcaaCCCACAATGGAAACGGAGGAGGAAACATTAACGTGGCACTGCGGAGAGTCACCTCTGCTAAGGGCTGGGGGGAG GTGGAGTTTGGGGCAGGAGACACACACGGGCCCCTCTTAGGTATGAAGATATTCCGCAACCTCACAGCTCGCTG CTTTGTGACTGCTCAGTGTGGACTCCATTTCTCGTCCCGGGGCGTGCGGCCTGGTTGCACCACGATGCTGGCTCGGCACCTGGACAAGAACACCATGGGCTACCTGCAGTGGCGCTGGGGCACCCAGTCCTCCATGAACACCAGCATCGTCAGGGACACAAAGACCAGCCACTTCACCTTGGCCATGCAG CTTGGGATCCCTCACTCCTTCATGATGATGAGCTACCAGTACAAGTTCCAGGATGATGACCAGACCAAAGTCAAGGGCTCAATCAA AGCTGGCTTTTTTGGGACGGTGGTGGAGTATGGTGCAGAGAGAAAGATCAGTCGGCACAGTGTCTTGGGGGCGACTGTCAGTGTAGGAGTACCTCAGGGCGTCTCCCTCAAGATAAA GCTGAACCGAGCCAGCCAGACATATTTCTTCCCCATCCATCTGACTGACCAGCTCCTGCCCAGTGCAGTGTTCTACGCCACGGTTGGACCACTCGTCTTCTACCTCGCTATTCAGAGACTCGTCATCAGGCCCTACGTGCGTTCCCAGAAGGAACA GGACCTGGAGAAGCACCGGGAGAGTTCAGCCTCGGACATTGCTAGGAAAAGGCAGGAGGCAGAGTCTGCT GTTTTGCTAATGCAGGAATCTGTGCGCAGGATCATTGAAACTGAGGAATCTAAAATGG GTCTCATCATCCTCAACGCCTGGTACGGCAAGTTTGTGACGGACAACAGTCAGAAGCATGAGAGGGCAAAGGTCATCGATGTGACTGTTCCGCTGCAGTGCCTGGTGAAGGACTCCAAACTCATCCTCACCGAGGCCACAAAG TCAGGACTACCTGGGTTCTATGACCCCTgtgtgggggaggagaagagtcTGAAGTTACTGTATCAATTCCGGGGAGTGATGCATCAAGTCCTCTCTCCTGAAGGGGAAGCACTCAGGATACCAAAACAAT CTCACAGGATTGATGCCGACACATAG
- the thap3 gene encoding LOW QUALITY PROTEIN: THAP domain-containing protein 3 (The sequence of the model RefSeq protein was modified relative to this genomic sequence to represent the inferred CDS: inserted 1 base in 1 codon) yields the protein MPKSCSAYNCTNRYSKHTDITFHRFPFSKPTVFRQWLDNICRDDYYPKKHMVICSLHFTTDCFSGLGXRKNLLWNAVPTLFTFPPPNSKRTCLLKESQEKRLKMLPKCVSVSQEKMETQNGLDPEEKLLSKSAEGNKKHVVISDHSYSLSDPCAVKAQLFKALDTNKWLNRRLQMKSQVINKMRFKLKAARAELSSLRSWTNLSRAAGNVSIWPGVQRIAVNDIS from the exons ATGCCGAAAAGTTGTTCTGCATATAACTGTACCAATAGGTACAGCAAACATACAGATATTACTTTTCACAG ATTTCCTTTCAGCAAACCAACTGTATTTAGACAATGGCTGGATAACATATGCCGAGATGACTATTATCCCAAAAAACATATGGTCATCTGCTCACTTCATTTTACTACAGATTGTTTCAGCGGTTTAG ACCGCAAAAACCTGCTGTGGAATGCTGTACCCACTCTCTTTACATTCCCACCACCAAATTCTAAG CGAACTTGCCTCCT AAAAGAAAGTCAGGAAAAAAGGCTCAAAATGCTTccaaagtgtgtgagtgtgtcccaAGAAAAGATGGAAACACAGAATGGCCTGGACCCAGAAGAGAAACTACTATCCAAATCTGCAGAGGGCAACAAGAAA CATGTCGTCATCTCCGATCACAGTTACTCGCTGTCCGACCCGTGTGCAGTGAAGGCCCAACTATTCAAAGCCTTGGATACCAACAAATGGCTCAACAGAAGGTTACAAATGAAGAGCCAGGTGATCAACAAGATGAGGTTCAAATTGAAGGCAGCACGCGCCGAGTTGTCAAGTCTACGCAGCTGGACGAATCTGTCCAGGGCTGCTGGTAACGTATCTATATGGCCAGGTGTACAGAGGATAGCTGTGAATGATATCAGCTGA